One segment of Erigeron canadensis isolate Cc75 chromosome 2, C_canadensis_v1, whole genome shotgun sequence DNA contains the following:
- the LOC122590212 gene encoding probable stress-associated endoplasmic reticulum protein, giving the protein MTTSKRLADRKVERFEKNIKKRGSVPETTTKKKDSYPVGPILLGFFIFVVIGSSLVQIIRTATSGGMA; this is encoded by the exons ATG ACAACATCCAAGCGTCTAGCAGATAGAAAGGTGGAGAGGTTCGAGAAGAATATCAAGAAACGTGGTTCCGTGCCTGAAACTACCACAAAGAAGAAAGACTCATACCCTGTGGGACCTATACTGCTTGGGTTTTTCATCTTTGTTGTGATAGGATCCT CTTTAGTTCAGATAATTCGCACTGCAACAAGCGGAGGGATGGCTTGA